One part of the Natronorubrum sediminis genome encodes these proteins:
- a CDS encoding AIR synthase family protein yields the protein MPGKVSPDDLLAHVFERTGTARDDETVLQGPADGEDAAAIALPECDETLVVSSDPISLAAESVGTLAVPVASNDVAASGADPRWLTAVIMLPGENESLEAITRDLDSAATEVGASIVGGHSEYVDQLERPLVSLTAIGTADSFVPTGGAEPGDTVLITKAAGIEGTAILATDFGDELAVDEGVVDSAATFVEEISVLPDSRAIRAWTSAMHDPTEGGVAAGLLEVARASDVRLEIDRDAVPIREETQQLCAAADVDPLRIFGSGALLATVPDAAVDDCLEALAERGIDGAAIGTVRDGQPALELGEETITEPIQDDLYPLWERADTDE from the coding sequence ATGCCCGGCAAGGTGAGTCCGGACGATCTACTCGCGCACGTCTTCGAGCGCACGGGGACTGCACGAGACGACGAGACGGTGCTTCAGGGACCCGCAGACGGGGAAGACGCTGCGGCGATTGCACTGCCAGAGTGCGACGAGACGCTCGTCGTCAGTTCGGATCCGATTTCGCTCGCAGCGGAGAGCGTCGGTACGCTGGCGGTTCCGGTGGCGTCGAACGATGTCGCCGCCTCCGGGGCCGACCCTCGGTGGCTCACGGCCGTTATCATGCTTCCCGGCGAGAACGAGTCGCTCGAGGCCATCACGCGAGATCTCGATAGCGCCGCAACGGAGGTTGGGGCCTCGATCGTCGGCGGCCACTCGGAGTACGTCGACCAACTCGAGCGCCCGCTCGTCTCGCTGACGGCGATCGGTACGGCCGACTCGTTCGTCCCGACTGGTGGGGCTGAACCCGGCGACACGGTCCTCATCACGAAGGCGGCGGGAATCGAAGGGACAGCAATTCTCGCGACCGACTTCGGCGACGAACTCGCGGTCGATGAGGGCGTCGTCGACAGCGCAGCCACGTTCGTCGAGGAGATCAGCGTCCTCCCCGATTCGCGAGCGATTCGAGCGTGGACGAGCGCGATGCACGACCCGACCGAAGGCGGCGTCGCTGCCGGCTTGCTCGAGGTCGCCCGCGCGTCGGACGTGCGCCTCGAGATCGATCGAGACGCCGTCCCGATTCGGGAGGAAACCCAGCAATTGTGTGCAGCAGCCGACGTCGACCCACTGCGAATTTTCGGATCGGGTGCCTTACTCGCAACCGTTCCGGACGCTGCGGTCGACGACTGCCTCGAGGCGCTCGCCGAGCGAGGGATCGACGGCGCGGCAATCGGTACGGTTCGGGACGGCCAGCCAGCCCTCGAACTCGGCGAGGAGACGATCACTGAGCCGATCCAGGACGATCTCTATCCGCTCTGGGAGCGAGCAGACACCGACGAATAG
- a CDS encoding phosphatase PAP2 family protein, producing MFSGQQHPVLDPEILEAIVESIPAWLGVLLVPTTYIGSVFVIVPLIILAYWWAPDRFGVWIPAFFAYYGLMASIKSLNSATRPDIDPAVGPELFPAIFSTWYGHATAISSTSFPSGNAMVPAVIIGLMIVDLRISTLPRRALVGGFAIAFVGFTRLGLGVHYPIDVVGGIALGLAVLGVVLCCRRHLENDVTAVFTLAIVLALASVWLRSGGTGVPTWEGIQGSNRVLAFGGAVGGLLAWQWGERSRWRFSTSRLGTVGSFAGVLAIVGLTYAIHLSITHPLVSMLWAGVVFGGVIVLPHVVLTRDDVLVPLGVTSA from the coding sequence ATGTTCAGTGGGCAACAACATCCCGTGCTCGATCCCGAGATTCTCGAGGCGATCGTCGAGTCGATACCGGCGTGGCTCGGGGTCTTGCTCGTCCCGACGACGTACATCGGGAGCGTCTTCGTCATCGTACCGCTGATAATTCTTGCATACTGGTGGGCGCCGGATCGGTTCGGTGTCTGGATCCCCGCGTTCTTCGCGTACTACGGGCTAATGGCGAGCATCAAGTCACTTAACTCAGCAACCCGACCGGACATCGACCCGGCCGTCGGGCCAGAACTGTTTCCGGCCATCTTCTCGACCTGGTACGGCCACGCGACGGCGATCTCCTCGACGAGTTTTCCGAGTGGTAACGCGATGGTTCCGGCGGTGATCATCGGGTTGATGATCGTCGACCTTCGCATCAGTACACTCCCGCGTCGGGCACTCGTCGGCGGCTTCGCAATCGCCTTCGTCGGTTTCACCCGTCTCGGACTCGGCGTTCACTACCCGATCGACGTCGTCGGCGGCATCGCGTTGGGACTCGCCGTGCTCGGCGTCGTCCTGTGCTGTCGTCGCCACCTCGAGAACGACGTGACGGCGGTGTTCACGCTCGCGATCGTCCTCGCGCTCGCCAGCGTCTGGCTCCGAAGCGGCGGGACGGGCGTCCCAACGTGGGAGGGGATTCAGGGATCCAACCGCGTGCTCGCCTTCGGTGGGGCAGTCGGCGGACTCCTCGCCTGGCAGTGGGGAGAACGCTCGAGGTGGCGGTTTTCGACTTCACGTCTCGGTACCGTCGGTTCGTTCGCGGGCGTACTAGCCATCGTCGGCCTGACGTACGCGATTCACCTGTCGATCACGCATCCGCTCGTCTCGATGCTATGGGCCGGCGTCGTCTTCGGCGGCGTCATCGTCTTGCCACACGTCGTCCTGACTCGAGACGACGTGTTGGTGCCACTCGGCGTGACGAGCGCGTAG
- a CDS encoding DUF4870 domain-containing protein, with product MTATSTTTPTRHTTSSTTLTRSIAAMTHLLALVTWIVGPLIVMWLSRSEYVSEHAKDALNWQLTVGIVGYLAAALVALTVVTGDSTPVLWSSVLAVVVLGGNLLFCVVAAITAIRGDHWEYPVAIRVVETPTVSRTF from the coding sequence ATGACAGCGACGTCCACGACGACACCGACACGGCACACGACCTCGAGTACGACGCTAACGCGTTCGATCGCGGCGATGACGCACCTTCTCGCGCTCGTGACGTGGATCGTCGGGCCGCTGATCGTCATGTGGCTCTCGCGAAGCGAGTACGTCAGCGAACACGCAAAAGACGCCCTCAACTGGCAACTGACCGTCGGCATCGTCGGATACCTCGCGGCGGCGCTCGTCGCCCTCACGGTCGTCACCGGCGATTCGACTCCTGTGCTCTGGAGTTCCGTCCTCGCGGTGGTCGTCCTCGGTGGCAACCTCCTGTTCTGTGTCGTCGCAGCGATCACGGCGATCCGTGGCGACCACTGGGAGTACCCGGTCGCGATTCGCGTCGTCGAAACGCCGACCGTCTCGCGGACGTTCTAA
- a CDS encoding TIGR04024 family LLM class F420-dependent oxidoreductase produces the protein MTDRDVHLPVAAQPTVDSIVEYTQRAEDGGYDCAWLPETWGRDAVTVLTAMAERTETIDIGPSILNTYSRTPALLGQTAATLQEASDGRFRLGLGPSGPVVIENWHGVEYGNPLRRTRETVDIVREVLSGEPVDYDGDEFQLSGFRLRCEAPDPAPPIEVTGMGPKAVELAGRFADGWHGIMLTPEGTAERIEDIERGAKLGDRDPDDVHVTAGVTCCALDDAEQARELTRQHVAFYVGGMGTFYRDALERQGYDEAVDIHDAWQAGERERALELLGDDLLDDLCAAGSPETVREQLERYEAVDGIDAVAVSFPRGADEDQISETMDAVAPNAS, from the coding sequence ATGACTGACAGAGATGTCCACTTGCCCGTGGCCGCTCAGCCGACGGTCGACTCGATCGTCGAATACACCCAGCGCGCAGAGGATGGCGGATACGACTGTGCGTGGCTTCCCGAAACGTGGGGACGAGACGCCGTTACCGTCCTAACCGCGATGGCCGAGCGAACCGAGACGATCGACATCGGCCCGAGCATCCTCAACACCTATTCGCGTACGCCGGCGCTGTTGGGTCAGACTGCGGCGACCTTACAGGAGGCTTCAGACGGGAGATTCCGACTCGGACTCGGTCCGAGTGGCCCCGTCGTCATCGAAAACTGGCACGGTGTCGAGTACGGCAATCCGCTCCGTCGAACCCGCGAAACCGTCGACATCGTCCGAGAGGTGCTCTCCGGCGAACCGGTCGACTACGACGGCGACGAGTTCCAACTGTCGGGCTTTCGCCTGCGCTGTGAGGCGCCGGACCCCGCCCCGCCGATCGAAGTCACCGGAATGGGTCCCAAAGCCGTCGAACTCGCCGGCCGGTTCGCCGACGGCTGGCACGGCATCATGCTCACGCCCGAGGGGACCGCAGAGCGAATCGAGGACATCGAACGGGGCGCGAAACTGGGCGACCGCGATCCCGACGACGTGCACGTCACCGCCGGCGTCACCTGCTGTGCCCTAGACGACGCCGAACAGGCCCGCGAACTCACCCGCCAGCACGTCGCCTTCTACGTCGGCGGAATGGGAACGTTCTACCGAGACGCCCTCGAGCGCCAGGGCTACGACGAGGCCGTCGACATCCACGACGCCTGGCAGGCGGGCGAACGCGAGCGCGCCCTCGAGTTACTCGGCGACGACCTGCTCGACGACCTCTGTGCAGCGGGGAGTCCTGAAACCGTGCGCGAGCAACTCGAGCGCTACGAAGCCGTCGACGGAATCGACGCCGTCGCCGTGAGTTTCCCGCGCGGTGCAGACGAAGACCAGATCTCCGAGACGATGGACGCCGTCGCGCCGAACGCGTCCTAA
- a CDS encoding SDR family NAD(P)-dependent oxidoreductase, with protein sequence MSTAQFSVDGDVAIITGSSSGIGKGIAERFAADGVDVVVCSREQENVDPVAEAINESERPGTALALECDVTEREAVDALVETTVEEFGGIDILVNNAGASFMADFDDISENGWKTIVDINLNGTYNCTHAAAEHLKDEGGSVINFASVAGQRGSPLMSPYGASKAGVVNMTTTLSYEWADDDVRVNCIAPGFVATPGVESQMGVSADNIDREEVARRIGTVEEVADVTQFLASPASSYIVGETITVQGVPQISEERDV encoded by the coding sequence GTGAGTACCGCACAGTTCAGCGTCGACGGCGACGTCGCCATTATCACCGGTTCTTCGAGCGGAATCGGGAAGGGAATCGCCGAACGCTTCGCTGCCGACGGCGTCGACGTCGTCGTCTGTTCGCGCGAACAGGAGAACGTCGACCCCGTCGCCGAGGCGATCAACGAGAGCGAACGCCCCGGAACGGCGCTGGCACTCGAGTGTGACGTGACCGAGCGCGAGGCTGTCGACGCGCTCGTCGAGACGACCGTCGAGGAGTTCGGCGGCATCGACATTCTGGTCAACAACGCCGGTGCGTCGTTCATGGCCGACTTCGACGACATTTCCGAGAACGGCTGGAAGACCATCGTCGACATCAACCTCAACGGAACGTACAACTGCACGCACGCGGCGGCGGAACACCTCAAAGACGAGGGCGGCTCGGTCATCAACTTCGCGAGCGTCGCCGGCCAGCGCGGTTCGCCCCTGATGAGTCCCTACGGCGCGTCCAAGGCGGGGGTCGTTAACATGACGACGACGCTCTCCTACGAGTGGGCCGACGACGACGTCCGCGTCAACTGTATCGCCCCCGGTTTCGTCGCGACGCCCGGCGTCGAGAGTCAGATGGGTGTCTCCGCCGACAACATCGACCGCGAGGAGGTCGCTCGCCGAATCGGCACCGTCGAGGAAGTCGCCGACGTCACGCAGTTCCTCGCGAGCCCCGCCTCGTCGTACATCGTCGGCGAGACGATTACCGTCCAGGGCGTCCCACAGATCAGCGAAGAGCGCGACGTCTGA
- a CDS encoding lactate 2-monooxygenase, translating to MTDDNPSETPQYGPKRQQDVYRKGMLEARTPEFPVAYEDLVERAREELSDEAFAYVAGGAGSESTVRANDRAFDEWQIVPRMMRDVSSRDLSVELFGREYPAPVMLAPIGVQGILHDEAELAVARAASEFEIPMILSSVSSFTFEEVADELGDSPGWFQLYWSSDRSVAASFLERAEAAGYEAVVATLDTPKMGWRERDIELGYLPFLQGLGLKNYFEDPAFRDRLEADDPWADPEASIESWSECFGDASLTWDDLEWLDEQTDLPVLVKGLLHPEDAREAVERGVDGLIVSNHGGRQVDGAIPALDALPDVVDAVEDATDDGEDVPVLFDSGIRRGSDVFQAVALGADAVLLGRPYALGLGIGGEDGVRAVLENLLADVDLTVGLSGCASVDEVDRSKVRRAER from the coding sequence ATGACAGACGATAATCCATCAGAGACCCCACAGTACGGACCGAAGCGCCAACAGGATGTCTACCGGAAGGGAATGCTCGAGGCTCGGACCCCCGAGTTCCCGGTCGCCTACGAAGACCTCGTCGAGCGCGCCCGCGAGGAACTGAGCGACGAGGCGTTCGCCTACGTCGCCGGGGGCGCGGGATCGGAGTCGACGGTGCGGGCCAACGACCGGGCGTTCGACGAGTGGCAGATCGTTCCCCGAATGATGCGCGACGTCTCGAGTCGCGACCTCTCGGTCGAACTCTTCGGGCGCGAGTATCCCGCTCCGGTCATGCTCGCGCCCATCGGCGTGCAGGGAATCCTCCACGACGAGGCCGAACTCGCCGTCGCCCGCGCGGCGAGCGAGTTCGAGATCCCGATGATCCTGAGCTCCGTCTCCTCTTTCACGTTCGAGGAGGTGGCGGACGAACTCGGCGACAGTCCGGGCTGGTTCCAGCTCTACTGGAGTTCCGACCGGTCGGTTGCGGCCAGCTTCCTCGAGCGAGCCGAAGCGGCGGGCTACGAGGCCGTCGTCGCCACGCTCGACACGCCGAAGATGGGGTGGCGCGAGCGCGACATCGAACTCGGCTACCTCCCCTTCCTGCAGGGCCTGGGACTGAAGAACTACTTCGAAGATCCCGCCTTTCGCGACCGACTCGAGGCCGACGATCCGTGGGCCGACCCGGAGGCGTCCATCGAGTCCTGGAGCGAGTGTTTCGGCGACGCCTCGCTCACCTGGGACGACCTCGAGTGGCTGGACGAACAGACGGACCTCCCGGTCCTCGTCAAAGGCCTCCTCCATCCCGAGGACGCCCGCGAGGCCGTCGAGCGCGGCGTCGACGGCCTGATCGTCTCGAACCACGGCGGCCGACAGGTCGACGGAGCGATTCCCGCGCTCGATGCGCTTCCGGACGTGGTCGACGCCGTCGAGGACGCGACCGACGACGGCGAGGACGTCCCCGTCCTGTTCGACAGCGGCATTCGTCGGGGGAGTGACGTCTTCCAAGCCGTCGCGCTCGGTGCCGACGCGGTGTTGCTCGGTCGACCCTACGCGCTGGGGCTCGGTATCGGCGGCGAGGACGGCGTTCGAGCGGTCCTCGAGAACCTGCTGGCTGACGTCGACCTGACGGTCGGCCTCTCGGGCTGTGCGAGCGTCGACGAGGTCGATCGCTCGAAGGTACGGAGGGCAGAGCGATGA
- a CDS encoding HAD family hydrolase: MSGDGFADDGDSSGASGTDATEWDAVFWDIGGVILDLESVQGAHAAFVAELVEEHDLEMVVEDAVDAWRTAVGNQFREREGTEFQSAREAYATGVDALVDEDIPRERWEPAFDEHVASSIEPIPGAVETIHELARRDVHVGVLSDVDDDAGKQMLERFGVRESFDSITTSEEVGRTKPDPAMFETALEKAGAVPERSLMIGDRYDHDVKGAADVGINGIAFGAEDGPAVSYRIDDLTAVLEIVEDTEPGV; this comes from the coding sequence ATGAGTGGCGACGGATTCGCCGACGACGGCGACAGCAGCGGCGCATCCGGCACTGACGCGACCGAGTGGGACGCCGTCTTCTGGGACATCGGCGGCGTCATCCTCGACCTCGAGTCCGTCCAGGGCGCACACGCCGCGTTCGTCGCGGAACTCGTCGAAGAACACGACCTCGAGATGGTGGTCGAGGACGCCGTCGACGCGTGGCGGACGGCCGTCGGAAATCAGTTCCGCGAGCGCGAGGGGACCGAGTTTCAGTCGGCCCGCGAGGCCTACGCGACGGGCGTCGACGCCCTCGTCGACGAGGATATCCCGCGCGAGCGCTGGGAACCCGCGTTCGACGAGCACGTCGCGTCCTCGATCGAACCGATTCCGGGCGCTGTCGAGACGATTCACGAACTCGCTCGACGCGACGTCCACGTCGGGGTTCTGAGCGACGTCGACGACGACGCCGGCAAGCAAATGCTCGAGCGCTTCGGCGTTCGCGAGTCGTTCGACTCGATCACGACCTCCGAGGAGGTCGGCCGGACGAAACCCGATCCCGCGATGTTCGAGACGGCACTCGAGAAGGCCGGAGCGGTTCCGGAACGGTCGCTCATGATCGGTGATCGCTACGATCACGACGTGAAAGGGGCCGCCGACGTTGGCATCAACGGGATCGCGTTCGGTGCCGAAGACGGGCCGGCCGTCTCCTATCGGATCGACGACCTCACTGCGGTCCTCGAGATCGTCGAGGATACTGAGCCGGGCGTCTAA
- a CDS encoding TetR/AcrR family transcriptional regulator yields the protein MGANSDDPPVDTEEAIMRATYRALCNHGYANLTMQAIADEFDKTKGVLHYHYDTKQDLLVSFLEYLLSAFQENIAVDGADPAERLEALIETLLFGPPERGRFDHWELTTAMLEIRSEAPHNEEFRRQLSRNHETVKATVVAIVEAGIEQGIFRDVDPEQVATLLLASINGARIYQVTLERDDVAEVTRSSLDAILEHWLYCPDELDSGSKADGNAGED from the coding sequence ATGGGGGCAAACAGCGACGACCCGCCCGTCGACACCGAGGAGGCGATCATGCGGGCGACCTATCGAGCGCTGTGCAATCACGGCTACGCCAACCTGACGATGCAGGCCATCGCCGACGAGTTCGACAAGACGAAAGGGGTCTTACACTACCACTACGACACCAAACAGGATCTGCTCGTCTCGTTTCTCGAGTACCTACTCTCGGCGTTTCAAGAGAACATCGCCGTCGACGGCGCGGATCCGGCGGAACGACTCGAGGCGCTGATCGAGACGCTGCTGTTCGGGCCGCCAGAACGCGGCAGATTCGACCACTGGGAACTCACGACGGCGATGCTCGAGATTCGCTCGGAAGCGCCACACAACGAGGAGTTCCGCCGCCAATTGAGCCGAAACCACGAAACCGTCAAAGCGACCGTCGTCGCCATCGTCGAAGCGGGAATCGAACAGGGAATCTTTCGCGACGTCGATCCGGAGCAGGTCGCGACGCTGTTGCTCGCGAGCATCAACGGCGCGCGGATCTACCAGGTTACCCTCGAGCGAGACGACGTCGCGGAAGTGACGCGCTCGAGTCTCGACGCGATTCTCGAACACTGGCTCTACTGTCCGGACGAACTCGATTCCGGGTCCAAAGCGGACGGAAACGCCGGCGAGGATTAA